In Ferrimicrobium sp., the following are encoded in one genomic region:
- a CDS encoding ATP-binding protein: MLKILVIDDFGLSALKGNEASDLLEVLEDRSERKSTIVTSQLPIDSWHEALRDPTISDAVLDRLLCNAHILSMTVNIHESQEVQGG, from the coding sequence GTGCTTAAGATACTCGTCATTGACGACTTCGGTCTCTCGGCACTCAAGGGGAACGAAGCCTCGGATCTACTCGAAGTGCTCGAGGATCGATCTGAGCGCAAGTCAACCATCGTCACCTCACAGCTGCCCATCGATTCGTGGCACGAGGCACTCCGAGACCCGACAATCTCTGATGCGGTACTCGATCGTCTCTTGTGCAACGCGCACATCCTCTCGATGACCGTTAACATCCATGAGAGCCAAGAAGTCCAAGGTGGCTAA
- a CDS encoding ATP-binding protein: MADAFGEQLDSVGYLELSFEERFGMLVDREAMDREARRLTTRLRAAKLRHQASLEDLDFRTPRGLDRSTIMSFSSSHWIDAHQNISVTGPTGVGKSYLACALAFAGIRSGHSAAYRRAPALLSDLALARGDGRYLRVLGTLSRA; the protein is encoded by the coding sequence ATGGCAGACGCATTTGGTGAACAGCTTGATAGCGTCGGCTACCTCGAGCTCAGCTTCGAAGAACGCTTTGGGATGCTAGTAGACCGAGAGGCGATGGACCGGGAGGCTAGGAGGCTCACCACCCGCCTGAGAGCTGCCAAGCTCAGGCATCAAGCCAGTCTTGAGGACCTCGACTTTCGCACCCCGAGAGGACTTGACCGTTCTACCATCATGAGCTTTAGCTCATCACACTGGATCGATGCACACCAGAACATCTCGGTCACCGGTCCAACCGGAGTTGGTAAGAGTTACCTCGCGTGTGCACTGGCCTTTGCTGGGATTCGATCGGGTCATAGCGCAGCGTACCGGAGGGCACCGGCACTCCTTAGCGATCTCGCTCTTGCCAGAGGTGACGGGAGATACCTCAGGGTACTCGGGACTCTTTCACGTGCTTAA
- a CDS encoding GDSL-type esterase/lipase family protein — translation MMTLKTRLRSYLRKIVLIVLLIQVVVVVVPEAAGATSLPLRGTYLALGDSIAFGYVPVQALPTYPSTSWYNDPAHFRSYANDVASALHLQLVNASCPGETSASMIDPHAPSNRCENYMGHGGGYRRFWPLHIRYSGSQLGFAVNYLRSHPQTKLVSIDIGANDLRLCQLTTKAQCRSASEEERLDASLRKNLGVIFHAIRIEAGYRGPIVALEYYPLLINGRIAMHSTEGINAVVRRATLAAGGLTAGGFGAFVSAAAPYGGNQCAAGLQIRYRVNSSDARFVCNIHPSPLGDRVIAKTILAALLQYHAVTERRVASSEIVMYALNGKIPVPRYVRRKACDDGDVC, via the coding sequence ATGATGACCTTAAAAACCCGTCTACGTTCCTATCTCCGCAAGATCGTGCTGATCGTACTGCTGATTCAGGTGGTTGTGGTTGTCGTTCCTGAGGCAGCTGGGGCGACCTCTCTTCCTTTACGCGGTACGTACCTTGCGCTTGGTGACTCTATTGCTTTCGGATACGTGCCGGTGCAGGCGCTGCCGACCTATCCGAGTACGTCGTGGTATAACGACCCCGCTCATTTTCGGAGCTACGCGAACGATGTCGCTAGCGCATTGCATCTCCAACTCGTGAACGCCTCTTGCCCCGGTGAGACGAGTGCATCAATGATTGATCCACATGCTCCGAGTAATCGGTGCGAGAATTACATGGGTCATGGAGGGGGGTATCGGCGCTTCTGGCCGCTTCATATCCGCTACTCAGGCTCTCAGCTGGGCTTTGCCGTGAACTATCTTAGGTCGCATCCCCAAACTAAACTCGTGTCGATCGACATCGGTGCTAATGATCTTCGGCTCTGCCAGCTCACTACGAAGGCGCAGTGTCGTAGTGCCAGTGAGGAAGAGCGTCTCGATGCATCATTGCGGAAGAATCTCGGGGTAATCTTTCATGCCATTCGGATCGAAGCCGGGTATCGGGGGCCTATCGTTGCACTGGAATATTATCCGCTTTTGATCAATGGCCGCATTGCCATGCACAGTACGGAAGGGATCAACGCTGTTGTTCGTCGAGCTACGCTAGCTGCGGGGGGTTTGACCGCTGGCGGATTTGGGGCTTTTGTCTCGGCTGCGGCGCCCTACGGCGGCAATCAATGTGCTGCAGGACTTCAGATTCGCTATCGCGTCAACAGCTCCGATGCTCGCTTCGTATGCAATATTCACCCCTCTCCTCTTGGAGATCGAGTGATCGCCAAGACCATTCTTGCGGCCCTTCTTCAATACCACGCGGTCACTGAGCGAAGAGTTGCGTCCTCGGAGATTGTCATGTACGCCCTCAACGGAAAGATTCCAGTCCCCAGGTACGTACGACGCAAGGCATGCGATGATGGCGACGTCTGTTAA